In a genomic window of Spiroplasma melliferum:
- a CDS encoding tRNA-specific 2-thiouridylase MnmA, whose amino-acid sequence MKKVVVGLSGGVDSSVSLYLLQQAGYDVEGLFMRNWDSQLNNDILGNKAINNMICPQELDYNDAVNVSKTLQVPLHRVDFIKEYWEYVFKHFISEYQKGRTPNPDILCNKYIKFDYFLNYAINNYHADFIAMGHYARVRFNEELQEYQLLRGIDRDKDQTYFLSQLNQGQLSKTFFPLGNLTKKEVREIAMTQNLSTANKKDSTGICFIGERDFKNFLQNYIPNQDGNIVDIETKEVVGHHNGVMYYTIGQRRGLNLGGMSEPYFVAGKNVEKNILYVAKSSEEKWLYSTSCLVTDVNWINTFREKEFNCTAKFRYRQKDIPVKITVLNDNKCLVEFATTVKAITPGQAAVFYVDEVCLGGGVINDVYLDNQKLWYL is encoded by the coding sequence ATGAAAAAAGTTGTTGTTGGATTATCTGGGGGAGTTGATTCTTCAGTTAGTTTATATTTATTACAACAAGCAGGTTATGATGTTGAAGGTCTTTTTATGCGTAATTGGGACAGTCAATTAAATAATGATATTTTAGGGAATAAAGCAATTAATAATATGATTTGCCCACAAGAACTTGATTATAATGATGCTGTTAATGTTAGTAAAACATTACAAGTGCCATTGCACCGTGTTGATTTTATTAAAGAATATTGAGAATATGTTTTTAAACATTTTATTAGTGAATATCAAAAGGGGCGAACTCCTAATCCAGATATTTTATGTAATAAATATATTAAATTTGATTATTTTTTAAACTATGCAATTAATAATTATCATGCTGATTTTATTGCAATGGGACATTATGCGCGGGTACGTTTCAATGAAGAATTACAAGAATATCAATTATTACGGGGAATTGACCGAGATAAAGATCAAACTTATTTCTTAAGTCAGTTGAACCAAGGACAATTATCAAAAACATTTTTTCCGTTAGGAAATTTAACAAAAAAAGAAGTTAGAGAAATTGCAATGACGCAAAATTTAAGCACGGCTAATAAAAAAGATTCAACAGGGATTTGTTTTATTGGCGAACGTGATTTTAAAAATTTTTTACAAAATTATATTCCAAATCAAGATGGTAATATTGTTGATATTGAAACAAAAGAAGTTGTTGGTCATCATAATGGGGTGATGTATTATACAATTGGTCAACGGCGTGGTTTAAATTTAGGTGGGATGAGTGAACCATATTTTGTTGCTGGTAAAAATGTTGAAAAAAATATTTTATATGTTGCAAAAAGTAGCGAAGAAAAATGACTATATTCAACTAGTTGTCTTGTTACTGATGTTAATTGAATTAATACTTTCCGTGAAAAAGAATTTAATTGTACAGCTAAGTTTCGTTATCGTCAAAAAGATATTCCTGTTAAAATAACCGTTTTAAATGATAACAAATGTCTTGTGGAATTTGCAACAACAGTAAAAGCAATTACACCAGGACAAGCTGCTGTTTTTTATGTTGATGAAGTTTGTCTTGGCGGTGGAGTTATTAATGATGTTTATTTAGATAATCAAAAATTATGATATTTATAG
- a CDS encoding putative exodeoxyribonuclease V alpha subunit — MAEKIRGYLKLIVFESNNGYRICKFQLENDKTHFIFIKGFLSALQPEQLYELCGEFVYNERYGENFEVKEIHKLAPRSNDEVLKYLTSSLFPTIGEKAAQIIIDYYQTDVITKIKENLSTLHQIPGISVKQANIIAKVFQSMSRDDELNHQFNQKGLSLQVLSLLKTKYNVDQIYALLKKDPYSLLLKDNIAFKTIDKIYLAFEQEPFSNIRIGYYAWYLAKEFCNNNGDTYLTLNELTKILQKHFSSLTKEQLLAGLKYSKEIKLLIFKNDKIYVAEVYHSEINIAAMLVGLNTTDQYDDQKLTEELEKLTNKKQIIYNMNQTKAIKAAVHSNFLVIIGGPGTGKTTVVDGIVSLLKKVYQQSKIVLAAPTGKAAKRLREKTGQKALTIHKLLKYDALTNQFFYNENNPLENDILILDEVSMVDSLLLAQIAKASVNLRKLILIGDPNQLPSVACGDLLRDIIQSDVFNVIKLEEVYRQEAGNDILELSYAIEQEHFEDNNLFDKKDFTFINETDSQALLTAVGDLYQNISNQYEADYNAIQVIAPMYNGPVGINALNTYLQNRMNHAVGQKEIKIGHRFFRVNDKVMQLKNRPELEIYNGDVGIIIDIKKDKNLNDVILVKYDNVITYTKELYYDITLAYACSVHKLQGSEYDNIIFVITKSFWMMLKRNLIYTAITRAKTKLYLIGEPSAFLYGVNNLPQKRRTTLQEKIKTFLKEQ, encoded by the coding sequence ATGGCTGAAAAAATACGGGGTTATTTAAAATTAATTGTTTTTGAATCTAATAATGGTTATCGGATTTGTAAATTTCAATTAGAAAATGATAAAACACATTTTATTTTTATTAAAGGATTTTTATCAGCTTTACAACCAGAACAATTATATGAATTATGTGGGGAATTTGTATATAATGAACGTTATGGTGAAAATTTTGAAGTTAAAGAAATTCATAAACTTGCTCCGCGTAGTAATGATGAGGTCTTAAAATATTTAACTAGTAGTTTATTTCCAACAATTGGTGAAAAAGCAGCACAAATAATTATTGATTATTATCAAACAGATGTGATTACTAAAATTAAAGAAAATTTATCAACCTTACATCAAATCCCAGGGATTAGTGTTAAACAAGCTAATATTATTGCAAAAGTATTTCAGTCAATGAGTCGTGATGATGAATTAAATCATCAATTTAATCAAAAAGGATTATCGCTACAAGTTTTATCTTTATTAAAAACAAAATATAATGTTGACCAGATTTATGCTTTATTAAAAAAAGATCCTTATTCATTGTTATTAAAAGATAATATTGCTTTTAAAACAATTGATAAGATTTATTTAGCATTTGAGCAAGAACCTTTTAGTAATATTCGAATTGGTTATTATGCCTGATATTTAGCAAAGGAATTTTGTAATAATAATGGTGATACTTATTTAACATTAAATGAATTAACAAAAATTTTACAAAAGCATTTTTCTTCTTTAACAAAAGAACAATTATTAGCAGGATTAAAATATAGTAAAGAAATTAAATTACTAATTTTTAAGAATGATAAAATTTATGTTGCAGAAGTATATCATAGTGAAATAAATATTGCTGCAATGTTAGTTGGCTTGAACACAACTGACCAATATGATGATCAAAAATTAACAGAAGAATTAGAGAAGTTAACAAATAAAAAACAAATTATTTATAATATGAATCAAACAAAAGCAATTAAGGCTGCCGTGCATTCTAATTTTTTAGTTATTATTGGGGGACCTGGAACGGGAAAAACAACAGTTGTTGATGGCATTGTTAGTCTTTTAAAAAAAGTTTACCAACAATCAAAAATTGTGTTAGCAGCACCAACAGGAAAAGCAGCAAAACGATTACGAGAAAAAACTGGTCAGAAAGCTTTAACAATTCATAAATTATTAAAATATGATGCTTTAACTAATCAGTTTTTTTATAACGAAAATAATCCTTTAGAAAATGATATTTTAATTTTAGATGAAGTTAGTATGGTTGATAGTTTGTTATTAGCACAAATTGCCAAAGCTAGTGTTAATTTGCGTAAATTAATTTTAATTGGTGATCCAAATCAATTGCCATCAGTTGCTTGTGGTGATTTGTTACGAGATATTATTCAAAGTGATGTTTTTAATGTTATTAAATTAGAAGAAGTTTATCGGCAAGAAGCTGGAAATGACATTTTAGAACTATCTTATGCAATTGAACAAGAACATTTTGAAGATAATAATTTATTTGATAAAAAAGATTTTACTTTTATTAATGAAACTGATTCGCAAGCATTATTAACAGCTGTTGGTGATTTATATCAAAACATTAGCAATCAATATGAAGCAGATTATAATGCTATCCAAGTAATTGCTCCAATGTATAATGGTCCAGTTGGAATTAATGCATTAAATACTTATTTACAAAATCGAATGAATCATGCAGTTGGCCAAAAAGAAATTAAGATTGGACATCGTTTTTTTCGAGTTAATGATAAAGTTATGCAACTTAAAAATCGACCTGAATTAGAAATTTATAATGGTGATGTTGGCATTATTATTGATATTAAAAAAGATAAAAATTTAAATGATGTTATTTTAGTAAAATATGATAATGTTATTACATATACTAAAGAACTTTATTATGATATTACTTTAGCTTATGCTTGTAGTGTTCATAAGTTACAGGGCAGTGAATATGATAATATTATTTTTGTAATAACAAAAAGTTTTTGAATGATGTTAAAACGAAATCTAATTTATACAGCAATTACCCGTGCTAAAACTAAGTTGTATTTAATTGGTGAACCATCAGCATTTTTATATGGAGTTAATAATTTACCACAAAAGCGTCGAACAACTTTACAAGAAAAAATTAAAACATTTTTAAAAG